A genome region from Altererythrobacter aquiaggeris includes the following:
- a CDS encoding sensor histidine kinase, with amino-acid sequence MMKSRPFPWPGFALAVLGGLAMLVSGVNIILVAAILIVWTGSLWLPSPTPEIQPTSTAKQAISQAGISELIEPFMTPLLILERGRIAVANRAARELLGAHISGQDARVAFRHPDAIAIIDGDDDIAITVSGITGPGTVWEMSRRRINRQYAIIEMADRTSEADISRVHTDFVANASHELRTPLASIIGYVETLLDEDDPVEPATAKKFHTTVLREAKRLQSLVSDLMSLSRVEAEKRDRPNDQVELGALVRQASLDAIGPDRSERLVFVLPDEAALIDGDRRQLEQLVRNLVDNADKYGAPDKPVTLSIICDDQKAVLIVTDEGEGIDSRHIPHLTRRFYRTDPGRSRAAGGTGLGLAIVKHIVERHRGSLDIISERGKGTSVTVQFPKSKGSK; translated from the coding sequence ATGATGAAATCCAGACCGTTTCCTTGGCCCGGGTTTGCCCTGGCGGTTCTGGGCGGCCTTGCCATGCTGGTGTCGGGCGTCAACATCATTCTGGTCGCTGCAATATTGATTGTCTGGACGGGGTCCCTGTGGCTGCCGTCGCCGACACCGGAAATACAGCCAACCAGCACGGCAAAACAGGCTATCAGCCAGGCCGGCATTTCCGAATTGATCGAACCTTTCATGACTCCCCTGCTTATCCTCGAGCGGGGCAGAATTGCTGTCGCCAACCGTGCTGCCCGAGAATTACTGGGCGCGCATATTTCCGGCCAAGATGCCCGCGTGGCATTTCGCCACCCTGATGCCATCGCGATCATCGACGGGGATGATGATATCGCGATAACCGTCTCCGGAATCACAGGTCCCGGAACCGTCTGGGAAATGTCCCGCAGACGCATCAACCGGCAATATGCGATTATCGAAATGGCTGACCGGACGAGCGAGGCCGATATTAGCCGGGTGCACACCGATTTTGTTGCCAATGCCAGCCATGAACTTCGCACACCGCTCGCATCCATAATCGGGTATGTGGAAACGTTGCTGGACGAAGATGATCCGGTCGAACCGGCAACAGCAAAAAAGTTTCATACCACTGTCCTGCGCGAGGCGAAGCGGTTGCAATCACTTGTATCCGACCTGATGTCGCTATCGCGGGTGGAGGCGGAAAAACGGGATCGGCCGAATGACCAGGTCGAACTTGGCGCTTTGGTGCGGCAGGCGTCACTTGATGCGATCGGGCCCGACCGGTCGGAGCGTCTCGTGTTTGTTCTGCCCGACGAAGCGGCATTGATTGATGGTGACCGGCGCCAGCTGGAACAACTGGTCCGCAATCTGGTCGATAATGCCGACAAATATGGTGCACCTGATAAGCCGGTTACTCTGTCGATCATTTGTGATGACCAGAAAGCTGTCCTGATCGTGACCGATGAAGGCGAAGGTATCGACTCGCGCCATATACCCCACCTGACCCGGCGTTTTTACAGGACCGATCCAGGCCGCAGCAGAGCAGCCGGCGGAACAGGCCTGGGACTGGCCATCGTAAAGCATATTGTGGAACGACACCGCGGAAGCCTCGACATCATAAGCGAGAGAGGTAAGGGCACCAGCGTAACCGTACAATTTCCCAAGTCGAAAGGCTCAAAGTAG